In Rhizoctonia solani chromosome 6, complete sequence, the sequence TGTTCAATCGCCATAGTAAATAGAATGTGTTAGGGATGTCAATTTACTGTGAGTATGAAGGTAAACACGGAGCAGGCTACTTTATATGCCTATCAAAGTGCCCCCGATTACGCGCTTCAGAAAACCAGAAAGAGATTCTGTCATACTCTCACAACTGCCTTGACCCACCGGAAACGTTTCTCAAAAGCCGGTAAACAACTTGAATCCGGACATTACTATATCTCAGCGGGAAAGGCACTATGACGGGCGCGTCGAATGGGATATCGTGTGGAGTGACTGTGGAATTTCAAGTTGGGCCGATGATAGAAGGTCTGACCGATTTAACTATCCGTTGAAAAGTCGAGGGACCATTCTGAAGGTCCATACTCTAGGAAAACATACGTCACTGGTAGGCACAGCCGATAAACATAAAGGACCTCTTGTTCCAATTGTACAGGCCCCCTATTATTCACGGGAACCTTCGAAGTCGGGGGGCTAGGCCGCATGCATCCAGCAAGGTCTACTTCAAACACGTGTATCGTCACGTCTCGGATACGTATTTTGCTTTTGAATGACAAAAAACACCTTCTATACAGGTGATGAGCCATGCTTATCGTGAGAAACACGATGTTACCGACAACAACCACCCAAAAAGAATGCTGCCTCGCCCTGCAAAAAAACTTAAATCTCACGTGATATACACGATTGCCGCGCGTCTATCGTATCAATCTAACATCGCAACGTGTGTGCGAGACGCCGTCGCGACACTGGCAAGTTATCGACCCAACAATCGAACCTTTCACATGGGCagacaaaggagaacaactGAGGAACCGGGGCAAAATTGCGTCCGAATATTCTCTTGTACCCTCTCTTATCTGACTTATGATCGTCATACATCCGATCTGGCAAAAACAGATTCGCATAGACCTTGCCTTTTGAAGGGTTGCTTTAACCGACAGCTCGAGGCTACATATCACTGCATAATTTGCGAGTCACCCGAAGCCTGGTGGCCTAATGATCGACTGTTTGTTGTGATCGAGACCTGGATTGGATCGAGATGTTTATTGATATCAAAACCTTCACTTGTGCCTATCCTCCATTTCACTTTCAAGGAACAGCTAATGAGCGCACGTCCGGCAACTAGAAAGCCGGGCGCAACAAGTTTCGCTAGATCTCGCTTGGTATTCTGGTGGATGGGCTTAAACGCGAGAGGCACAGCATGCAAGTAGTTAAGTGGTGAAGACACGTTCAATCAtattcaaaaaaaaaaaaaaagatgaTACAGCAATACGTAATAAGTTATAGTGGTACATCCAATGAGACCAAAAATAGTGGGAAATTAAGGAAAGTTTGGGCAATATTGCCATCAATGAGGCAGTCATGTTTTGGAAGCCTTCAATCCCAGGATAGGATGGGCTCGGTTTGATGAGCTCTCGTGATCTAATAGGACCTGTATCGAGGCAAGGTGAATTGGGCCGCGAGGCTCGAGTGTGGCAAAACGTTCTCGGCGCCACATGACAAAACCGGATAGTCAAAAGTAGACTTGGGACTAGTCCAATAATCtaattcttcttcccagaTCTATGCCAATCATAAGTCAATTGACTCGTTCAAACCACTCGATCAAGGATAATCGACTCACGAGAAGACCTCAGTATCAGACACGACCGAGATTGCGATGCTCCTTCGCTCGACTTGTTCTACGACAGGTTCTGGCTGCTCCGCCTTTTCGAGGTCCCGGATGGCGGTACTGCCTCGGTGCCAGCCGACCGCGAAGAACATGGCAATGACGAGGAAGGCAAAGGCGAATGCGATGAGGGCCGAGCAAATGAGGGGGAGTGCGGATGCTTTTTGTGCGCCCTCAATAGGCATAAGCCAGCCATTGGCGCTCACTGGGAACCCAACATGGATGGAAGGAACAGCGACAGGAGCATCAAAAGCAATGGACTATAGGCAAGTGATATCTTGAGTCTATCGATTGACCAACAAAATCAATTGAATTTAGACCTACCGAAGGAGGAATCAAAGCCATTTCGAAATGTTAGTTTAAGTTGATTTGAGTTGCGGGACCGTGCAGAGCGGGGAGTCGGGAACGAAAGATCAGCGAGGATACTGACTCGAGTAACGCGCTCAGCCCTGTCTTTATCACCCTCTGCAGCTGTGTGATTCATTGACCGCAGGACAATCGAGTTCATGGCACGCAGACGTTGCCATCTTCCAGCCTAGACCTATTTTGGGGCGTCTTATGGTCTAATCGCACGGTTTGTTTGGCACACAATACGAGCTTGATGAGTAACAATAGGCCAGCGAATGACGCCTCGATCGTCAGGGTGCTGCACGTGACCCTCACGGCTTCGGGTATCGGTGATATGATCTATTACCGATGCGTTCTGGCCGAGAACCGTTGATGTAGCTATTGTTCGAATTATGAATGTTGATCATGCCAATTTATTGTATTTTAACAGTGTCAATATCACTTGGACTTGGTAGATGTCCTCGTAGAACTACCTGAGCACCAACATTCTCGAGTTGCATGCTCGAATAATTAGCCGATGGCGGAGGTTGAAACTGCAACCAGAGCATATGGCCAAGCCAAAACACGTGTTTCGAGTGGCTAAAACGCATAAACTCCAGCACATCCCATTTCGAACACTACTATCCACGCACATATGCATAATTACCATCCTCTCGCGCAGGTACGATATCGACCCAACGACGACAATAACATACTCCCGCGTGGCAAAAAGTTCAATTGGCTATCGAGGCTTCGAATTCTTGACAAGTCGAGATTTGATGGACAAGCATACCAGGATGGGTACATATAAGAGCACGCAAGCCCAAACAGTCCCCGACGGTGTCCAATAGTGGTGACTgggacttgggaaatgagACACGCTCGCATGGCGCGCGCCAGCCATTTAAATAGATCCATTTGATCCCCCTTGTAAAGTTCTCCCAGAGCCACAATTAATCTGCCCAGATTATCGCTGAAAATACTCGGAATTATGAATACATTTGGATCCATAGATTAGGTTAATCCACACGAGACAGCCCAGTTTCTTTACCCATTACGTGAGCATGCAAGCGTTTGTGGCTTTAATTTACGCTTTGCCGAGCTGACGGAGTATACATTTATAAATGTGCTTACTGATACAACGAGCGTAAGATAGTTTTTGTCCTTCACATTAAATTGACCAAGGCGTTAAGATTTAGACCAAGCTCGCCACATCGATCCTCTCGATCAATCAACCACATGACCTGTGGCCACATGAGACATATTCTCGATTAACGATAGTACCGTATTATAGGACCTTTTGAAAGCACCTTGACCAAGGTACACCGACATAATAACCAAATTGGGGAATTTCTTCATAACCGTGCTTTTGATAAAATCTATCCATTCCGTGAGTAAAGTGGGATCATCTAGCTGATCCAGGTGGGGCCCTCTTGGAATCGAAGGTCGACTCTCTCCACAAAGCCCAGCCCAACCTATTCTTCGAGCTCGAGCCCAAAAGTTGGACCAGCCCGGGATTCTAGTCTACCAGAGTACAACTTACCTAATCGCATCTGGCTGTAAACGACTCGTCTCGAGTTTTAATCCGTTTGCTCCTATCTCCTTTGCATACTTCTCGAGCGATAGAAGGATGCAGAGTGCTGCGCCTGTTCCTCTAAATTCCATACTCGCATACATGCGTTTGATCTAGTAGATATTTTTAGTGTGGGTTTGGATGTTGAGGGTAGATTGAGGACTTGCTTCCATGAATCCGTCGTCCAAATGGCGTATAGCACCGCATGCAACTGGTTCATCGCTATTTTCCGGGTAAGCGAGGAGAAAAAGGACAATGTCGTCTGCTGAGGGTGGGACACCGGGTGCGTTATCTGTACCAGACCCATATCATTAATGACGTCGAACGAAAATGAGATAACAGTAGATTGAGTTCCTTGCCCGGAGACGTCCCGAACCTCTCGCTAATTTCGACTACCTGCTCGTCTCG encodes:
- a CDS encoding GCN5-related N-acetyltransferase — protein: MKHDSPSFPLPISTPTTTFRVEHVSWADPAGAKLRDEQVVEISERFGTSPGKELNLLLSHFHNAPGVPPSADDIVLFLLAYPENSDEPVACGAIRHLDDGFMEASPQSTLNIQTHTKNIY